From a region of the Myxococcus stipitatus genome:
- a CDS encoding SDR family oxidoreductase, translated as MKNQPFKERVVLVTGASSGIGRAAARAYAAAGAHVVLAARREERLLDAARELESLGVRALPVRCDVTRGEDVERLMGEVRAAFGGLDVLVNNAGQGLYGPVVDLSEEQLRQVFELNVFALWRVTKAAVPLLRGRPGAQVVNVSSVLGHRGLPLLGGYCASKAAVNAMTESLRTELAAEGIRVLLVSPGLTESEFREHRLHAEGWAQEAVPLKAMSSEDVAQAMVRASRSGRRDTILTLPGRVMVLANRLAPGLFDRVAHRLANPAKKGP; from the coding sequence ATGAAGAACCAACCCTTCAAGGAGCGGGTGGTCCTCGTCACGGGGGCTTCGAGCGGCATCGGCCGCGCGGCGGCTCGCGCCTACGCGGCGGCGGGCGCCCACGTGGTGCTGGCGGCGCGGCGCGAGGAGCGGCTCCTGGACGCGGCCCGTGAACTGGAGTCACTCGGAGTCAGGGCACTGCCGGTGCGGTGCGACGTGACGCGCGGCGAGGACGTGGAGCGCCTCATGGGTGAGGTCCGCGCCGCCTTCGGCGGGCTGGACGTGCTCGTCAACAACGCGGGCCAGGGGCTCTACGGGCCGGTGGTGGACCTCTCCGAGGAACAGCTCCGACAGGTGTTCGAGCTGAACGTGTTCGCGCTGTGGCGCGTGACGAAGGCCGCGGTGCCGCTGCTGCGCGGGCGCCCCGGCGCGCAGGTGGTCAACGTCAGCTCCGTGCTGGGGCACCGGGGCCTGCCACTGCTCGGCGGCTACTGCGCGTCGAAGGCGGCGGTGAACGCCATGACCGAATCGCTGCGCACCGAGCTGGCGGCCGAGGGCATCCGCGTGCTGCTCGTGTCCCCGGGCCTGACGGAGAGCGAGTTCCGCGAGCACCGGCTCCACGCGGAGGGATGGGCGCAGGAGGCCGTGCCGTTGAAGGCGATGTCCTCGGAAGACGTCGCCCAGGCGATGGTGCGCGCGAGCCGGAGCGGACGACGTGACACCATCCTCACCCTCCCCGGCCGCGTCATGGTACTCGCCAACCGGCTGGCCCCCGGCCTGTTCGACCGGGTCGCCCACCGTCTCGCCAACCCCGCGAAGAAAGGTCCATGA
- a CDS encoding PD-(D/E)XK nuclease family protein, giving the protein MRRPPLANDFSWSKSRHEKFSECLRSYYFYYYRSWGGWEPDAPKDVRELYVLKKLANRFSWAGSVVHECLKDILLDWRAGRVVDPAVVEARARKLMQDDFRHSRGKAYWTQKYRKQFTGLVEHEYGDAVPDEAWKQNWETVRAALAWFFSSRWPQLAHSLKPEQWLEVDAGFDFAHFTLDGLKVFAIPDFAFVDADGAPVVVDWKTGKSRDGYDEQVLGYALYVSQRYRFPVEKVRASLVYLNEGKEQDVAVDLGAMESFRRHFETSVAKMRALLKDPATNTPLDASAFPPVEDLSACMRCVFRRPCGREAAVLERQAAQQASPQQVA; this is encoded by the coding sequence ATGCGCCGTCCCCCCCTCGCCAACGACTTCTCCTGGTCCAAGAGCCGTCACGAGAAGTTCTCGGAGTGCCTGCGCTCCTACTACTTCTACTACTACCGCTCCTGGGGCGGTTGGGAGCCGGACGCGCCGAAGGACGTGCGGGAGCTGTACGTGCTGAAGAAGCTGGCCAACCGCTTCAGTTGGGCCGGCAGCGTCGTGCACGAGTGCCTCAAGGACATCCTGCTCGACTGGCGCGCGGGGCGGGTGGTGGACCCGGCCGTCGTGGAGGCGCGGGCGCGCAAGCTGATGCAGGACGACTTCCGCCACTCGCGCGGCAAGGCGTACTGGACGCAGAAGTACCGCAAGCAGTTCACCGGCCTGGTGGAGCACGAGTACGGCGACGCCGTCCCGGACGAGGCGTGGAAGCAGAACTGGGAGACGGTGCGCGCCGCGCTCGCGTGGTTCTTCTCCTCGCGCTGGCCCCAGCTGGCGCACTCGCTCAAGCCCGAGCAGTGGCTCGAGGTCGACGCGGGCTTCGACTTCGCCCACTTCACGCTCGACGGCCTCAAGGTCTTCGCCATCCCCGACTTCGCCTTCGTGGACGCGGACGGCGCGCCCGTGGTGGTGGACTGGAAGACGGGCAAGTCGCGCGACGGCTATGACGAGCAGGTGCTCGGCTACGCGCTGTACGTGTCGCAGCGCTATCGCTTCCCCGTGGAGAAGGTGCGCGCGTCGCTCGTGTACCTCAACGAGGGCAAGGAGCAGGACGTCGCGGTGGACCTGGGCGCGATGGAGTCCTTCCGCCGGCACTTCGAGACGAGCGTCGCGAAGATGCGCGCGCTCCTGAAGGACCCGGCCACGAACACGCCGCTGGACGCCTCGGCGTTCCCGCCCGTCGAGGACCTGTCTGCCTGCATGCGCTGCGTGTTCCGCCGCCCCTGCGGACGCGAGGCGGCGGTGCTGGAGCGGCAGGCCGCTCAGCAGGCCTCGCCCCAGCAGGTGGCGTGA